The following proteins come from a genomic window of Companilactobacillus pabuli:
- a CDS encoding HesB/YadR/YfhF family protein, producing the protein MEIKLTDEAIKWFEKELDLVPGDGVHFYGKVYGKTMVHDGFSIAMRKEKPVDPVASTVVDGVVYYITDSDTWFFARYDLLVEYDPDLDGPKYIFKSNE; encoded by the coding sequence ATGGAAATTAAGCTAACAGATGAAGCAATCAAATGGTTTGAAAAAGAGTTGGACTTAGTACCCGGTGACGGTGTACATTTTTATGGTAAGGTCTATGGAAAGACTATGGTTCACGATGGTTTTTCAATCGCTATGCGTAAAGAAAAGCCAGTTGATCCAGTAGCCAGTACCGTAGTCGATGGTGTGGTTTATTACATCACTGACAGTGATACGTGGTTTTTTGCCAGATATGATTTGTTGGTAGAGTATGATCCAGACCTCGATGGGCCTAAGTATATTTTTAAATCGAATGAATAA
- a CDS encoding rhomboid family intramembrane serine protease, translating to MQIINRRSNAYVTWSLLAVTVVVFLLETISGGSQNLLTLIHFGAKTNYLVQEGQWWRLITPIFLHIGIFHILMNGFTLLYVGQILEPMIGHWRFLIVYMLSGIMGNLASFAFGSNNAISAGASTSLFGMFAAFLSLAIIYRENRFLTELGKSFLGLIVINLLMDLTMSGIDIWGHIGGAVGGLLLGYALGLPNISRPKMIFRALAIVVVVVISYYMYAKGMIVYG from the coding sequence ATGCAGATAATCAATCGGCGCTCTAACGCCTACGTAACTTGGTCTTTATTAGCGGTAACCGTGGTAGTTTTCTTACTAGAGACAATTAGTGGTGGTTCACAAAATTTATTAACTTTGATTCATTTTGGAGCCAAAACTAATTATTTAGTACAAGAAGGTCAGTGGTGGCGCTTAATAACACCAATATTTTTACACATTGGTATCTTCCATATTCTGATGAATGGGTTTACACTATTATATGTCGGTCAAATACTTGAACCAATGATTGGTCATTGGAGATTTTTGATAGTTTACATGTTGAGTGGAATTATGGGTAATTTGGCCAGCTTTGCTTTTGGTAGTAACAATGCTATTTCGGCAGGGGCTAGTACTTCATTGTTTGGAATGTTCGCCGCATTCTTATCACTGGCAATAATTTATCGTGAAAATCGTTTTTTGACAGAATTAGGGAAGAGTTTTCTAGGTTTGATCGTCATTAATTTATTGATGGATCTAACTATGTCTGGAATTGATATCTGGGGACACATTGGCGGTGCCGTTGGGGGGCTGCTTTTGGGATATGCTTTGGGTTTACCAAACATTTCTCGTCCAAAGATGATTTTTCGGGCTTTAGCAATAGTAGTAGTTGTTGTGATTTCTTATTATATGTATGCAAAGGGTATGATCGTTTATGGATAA
- the rpmG gene encoding 50S ribosomal protein L33 yields the protein MRVNITMECTSCHERTYLTSKSKRNNPDRLELKKYCPRERTVTLHRETK from the coding sequence ATGAGAGTTAATATAACAATGGAATGTACTTCATGCCATGAACGTACATATCTAACAAGCAAGAGCAAGCGTAACAATCCCGATCGTCTTGAACTTAAGAAATATTGTCCACGCGAACGTACTGTTACATTGCATCGTGAAACAAAATAA
- a CDS encoding YqgQ family protein, translating to MDNKMSFTTLYDVQQLLKRFGTFVHLGKRLWDIELMFIEVKRLYKDGLIDKKTFISAQLVLKREHRKEEEKDRSK from the coding sequence ATGGATAATAAGATGAGCTTTACGACCCTCTATGATGTACAACAGTTACTCAAACGTTTCGGTACTTTTGTCCATCTTGGTAAAAGATTATGGGACATTGAACTGATGTTTATTGAGGTCAAACGTTTGTACAAAGATGGATTGATCGACAAAAAGACTTTTATTAGTGCTCAATTGGTCTTAAAACGGGAGCATAGAAAAGAAGAAGAAAAGGACAGATCAAAGTGA
- the miaA gene encoding tRNA (adenosine(37)-N6)-dimethylallyltransferase MiaA: MIKVVAIVGPTAVGKSALGLKLAQKFNGEIISGDSMQIYRKLDIGTAKDTPEELQTVPHHLVDICDASERYTVKDFQQKARQIITSLANDQKLPLVVGGTGFYLSSLINNLNLGGKSDSDPALRKELMKIEQTGGVDRLQKMLQSIDPKAFDKIDIDNTRRLIRAIEVMKTTGKSITEQDNGEKWADFYLVGLTDDRQKLYERINHRVDIMAENGLISEAKYVYDNRDKFPQASKGIGYKELYPYFDGTADLTTCLSEVKKNSRHFAKRQFTYFRNQMDVDWYNISDDNDYQEIIEKNIVNFMEG; this comes from the coding sequence TTGATAAAAGTAGTTGCAATAGTAGGACCGACCGCCGTTGGCAAGAGTGCCTTAGGTTTAAAATTGGCTCAAAAATTCAATGGTGAGATCATTTCCGGTGATTCAATGCAGATCTATCGGAAATTAGACATCGGAACGGCTAAGGACACTCCAGAAGAGTTACAGACTGTTCCACATCACTTGGTAGACATTTGTGATGCCAGTGAACGTTATACAGTTAAAGATTTTCAACAAAAAGCTCGACAAATCATTACTAGTTTAGCTAATGATCAGAAACTGCCTTTGGTTGTTGGAGGAACGGGTTTTTATTTGAGTTCTTTGATCAACAATTTAAATTTAGGTGGTAAGTCAGATAGTGATCCAGCTTTACGTAAAGAACTGATGAAAATCGAACAGACTGGTGGTGTTGACCGATTGCAAAAAATGTTGCAGTCAATCGATCCGAAAGCTTTTGATAAAATTGACATTGATAATACACGCCGTTTGATCAGAGCGATTGAAGTTATGAAAACAACTGGCAAATCGATTACAGAACAGGATAATGGTGAAAAATGGGCTGACTTTTATTTGGTAGGTTTAACGGATGATCGTCAAAAATTGTATGAACGTATTAACCATCGAGTGGATATAATGGCTGAAAATGGCTTAATTAGCGAAGCTAAGTACGTTTATGACAATCGTGATAAATTCCCCCAAGCTAGTAAAGGAATTGGTTACAAGGAACTATATCCCTATTTTGACGGTACAGCTGATTTGACAACTTGTTTGTCAGAAGTTAAAAAGAATTCCCGTCATTTCGCTAAACGTCAATTTACGTATTTCCGCAATCAAATGGATGTGGATTGGTATAATATTAGTGATGATAACGATTATCAAGAAATAATTGAAAAAAATATCGTTAATTTTATGGAGGGGTAA
- a CDS encoding DUF3042 family protein produces the protein MAKNQKHLRFVKGFLVGSLTTATAVYGALHAFKKKVIEPENQENERIEANRRRANRKSLQAHQG, from the coding sequence ATGGCAAAAAATCAAAAACACTTACGTTTTGTTAAAGGCTTCCTTGTTGGTTCACTAACAACAGCTACAGCAGTTTATGGAGCATTACATGCTTTCAAGAAGAAGGTCATCGAACCAGAAAACCAAGAAAACGAACGTATTGAAGCTAACCGCAGACGTGCTAACCGTAAGAGTTTACAAGCACACCAAGGCTAA
- a CDS encoding 5-formyltetrahydrofolate cyclo-ligase: MDKVSFRKKQIDLVSDFMKSDKAQKEINNLYFQLFNDLDFQNAPSVGITMSTNDEIPTFPIINQCFEMGKEVYIPKTFSDYSMSFVKYTQDTELIESAFGVREPKDYENNVMNPPDLLIVPGLAYSQDKNRLGFGSGTFDRYLAKFPTKTISLALTSQYYSEPLWPVYVLDKQIDKIIVAKDEQNADNQSAL; encoded by the coding sequence TTGGATAAAGTAAGTTTCAGAAAAAAACAAATTGATCTTGTGAGCGATTTTATGAAGTCTGATAAGGCTCAGAAAGAAATCAACAACCTTTATTTTCAATTATTTAATGATTTAGATTTTCAAAATGCGCCTTCAGTTGGAATCACTATGAGTACCAACGATGAAATACCGACTTTTCCAATTATCAATCAATGTTTTGAAATGGGAAAAGAAGTCTATATTCCAAAGACTTTTTCTGATTATTCAATGTCTTTTGTTAAATACACGCAAGATACTGAATTAATTGAGTCGGCTTTTGGCGTCAGGGAACCTAAAGATTATGAAAATAACGTGATGAATCCACCTGATCTTTTGATTGTTCCTGGATTGGCTTACTCCCAAGATAAGAATCGTTTGGGATTTGGCTCAGGTACTTTTGATAGATATCTAGCCAAATTTCCAACGAAGACTATCTCCTTAGCTTTAACTAGCCAATATTATTCAGAGCCACTTTGGCCAGTTTATGTGCTAGACAAGCAAATCGATAAGATCATCGTTGCAAAGGATGAACAAAATGCAGATAATCAATCGGCGCTCTAA
- the mltG gene encoding endolytic transglycosylase MltG: MSQKDEKKEALKHESDDKIKTRAEERSVANHIAYWIVGVIAVLAVVVAIIGFNYVNSSLQPYNANSKEDIVVKIPIGSSSKEIAKTLEKDKVIKSATVFNFYVKAQNYTDFQAGYYTFKQSMDMNHVVKQLQKGGSAEPTGTASNTVLVREGVTIDQIGDQIQKSTKFKKKDFLKLMKDKSYMKQLQKKYPELLDSSMAKKNVRYHLEGYLFPATYGLYKGETLKELVNQMVEKDNEIMKPYFETIKEKGLTVQQTLTLASLVEREGVTEKDRKKIAGVFFNRIDIDMPIQSDISVMYALNTHKTKLSNKDVRVDSPYNLYKNAGYGPGPFNTPSVQAIEATLNPSDRDENYLYFVANLKTGKVYYSHTLQEHESKNSSLGQ; this comes from the coding sequence TTGAGCCAAAAGGATGAAAAAAAAGAAGCATTGAAGCATGAGTCAGATGACAAAATCAAAACTCGCGCCGAAGAAAGATCAGTCGCTAATCATATTGCGTATTGGATTGTTGGTGTGATTGCGGTTTTGGCAGTCGTCGTTGCTATCATTGGCTTTAATTATGTGAATAGTTCATTGCAACCATATAATGCGAATAGTAAAGAAGATATTGTTGTTAAAATCCCAATAGGTTCTTCTAGTAAAGAAATTGCTAAGACTCTTGAAAAGGATAAAGTTATCAAGAGTGCGACAGTCTTTAATTTCTACGTTAAAGCTCAAAACTATACTGATTTTCAAGCAGGGTATTATACTTTCAAGCAATCAATGGATATGAACCATGTTGTTAAGCAGTTGCAAAAGGGTGGTAGTGCCGAACCAACTGGAACAGCTTCGAATACTGTGCTAGTTCGTGAGGGTGTTACAATAGACCAAATTGGTGATCAGATTCAAAAATCAACTAAGTTTAAGAAAAAAGATTTCTTGAAACTGATGAAGGATAAATCTTACATGAAACAACTTCAGAAGAAGTATCCTGAATTGTTGGATTCATCAATGGCTAAGAAAAATGTTAGATATCATCTAGAAGGTTATTTGTTCCCAGCTACTTATGGTCTTTACAAGGGTGAAACTCTAAAAGAATTAGTTAACCAAATGGTCGAAAAAGACAATGAGATCATGAAGCCTTACTTTGAAACTATTAAAGAAAAAGGCTTAACAGTGCAACAAACACTTACTTTGGCATCATTAGTTGAGCGTGAAGGTGTTACTGAAAAGGATCGTAAGAAGATTGCTGGTGTATTCTTCAACCGTATTGATATCGATATGCCAATTCAATCAGATATTTCAGTTATGTATGCATTGAATACTCATAAGACTAAATTGAGTAATAAAGATGTTAGAGTTGATTCTCCATATAACTTGTACAAGAATGCAGGTTATGGACCTGGACCATTTAATACTCCAAGTGTGCAAGCAATAGAGGCTACTTTGAATCCTAGTGATAGGGATGAAAATTATCTATACTTTGTTGCCAACTTGAAGACTGGTAAGGTATATTATTCACATACATTGCAAGAGCATGAAAGTAAAAACTCATCTCTAGGTCAATAA
- a CDS encoding rhodanese-like domain-containing protein yields MQVLNAVLYVIVIGFLVYWVGSWLYFWLKGRQMHGAIDQKTFEETMRKAQIVDLREKNAFDAKHILGARNLPFTQLKYNEGELRPDLPVYLYGDNKNMCVRAALKMQKKWGFTDVKWLEDRFSDWEGKTKKTTKI; encoded by the coding sequence ATGCAAGTTTTGAATGCCGTTTTATATGTTATTGTAATCGGCTTTTTGGTTTATTGGGTTGGTTCATGGCTCTACTTCTGGTTAAAGGGTAGACAAATGCACGGCGCAATTGATCAAAAGACCTTTGAGGAAACGATGAGAAAAGCTCAAATCGTTGATTTAAGAGAGAAAAATGCTTTTGATGCTAAACACATTTTGGGTGCAAGAAACCTTCCATTTACGCAATTAAAGTACAATGAAGGCGAATTGAGACCTGATCTTCCAGTTTATCTTTATGGAGATAACAAGAACATGTGTGTTCGAGCAGCTCTTAAAATGCAAAAGAAGTGGGGCTTCACTGACGTTAAATGGTTAGAAGACCGTTTTTCCGACTGGGAAGGTAAGACAAAGAAAACCACTAAAATCTAA
- the greA gene encoding transcription elongation factor GreA — protein sequence MADRSYPMTAEGKKKLEEELENLKKVKRPEVINRIKIARSFGDLSENSEYTSAKDEQSVVESRISQIIEMLQYANVIDADDVAHDEISIGKKVTVQEDGEEPDVYTIVGAAESDPDSGKISNDSPIAKALLGKHTGDVVTVETPVGSYEVTVKAVEVA from the coding sequence ATGGCAGACAGAAGTTATCCTATGACAGCTGAAGGTAAGAAGAAGCTGGAAGAAGAATTAGAAAATTTAAAGAAGGTTAAACGTCCAGAAGTTATCAATCGTATCAAGATTGCTAGAAGTTTCGGTGACCTTTCAGAAAACTCAGAGTACACATCTGCAAAGGATGAACAAAGTGTAGTTGAGTCAAGAATTTCTCAAATTATTGAAATGCTTCAATACGCTAATGTTATCGATGCTGATGATGTAGCTCATGATGAAATTTCAATCGGTAAGAAAGTTACTGTTCAAGAAGATGGCGAAGAACCTGACGTTTATACAATCGTTGGAGCCGCAGAATCAGATCCTGACAGTGGTAAGATTTCAAACGATTCACCAATTGCTAAGGCTTTATTGGGCAAGCATACAGGTGATGTAGTTACTGTTGAAACACCTGTTGGTAGTTATGAAGTTACTGTAAAAGCCGTTGAAGTTGCTTAA
- a CDS encoding peptidoglycan D,D-transpeptidase FtsI family protein, which translates to MDIIKKRTGSQAKSTIPFRLNLLFFIVFVLFAMLVAQLAYLQIVYGGKFEAEVDRTDKTVMTGSVPRGMIYDSKGRLLVGNSTHNAITYTKSGSVSSSDIYTIVNRLTKYISVDPSDLTSRDKADYILSAPNKSKQVIKQMPKSYRVDSNGDALSTTKIYANEVKYVEKQGIHLNDKDMQRASLFKTMSSAYSLSTVFLKDKNLSSKEIAQVSEHLTELPGVSIGSNWERDYPQGKSIASIIGSVSTEKQGIPDDELNTMLASGYSRNDRVGTSYLEKSYESILSGTKSQKQVQVGSNNQIKKSTTLYKGQKGGNLNLTIDSKFQKKVQAALEEQYSAAQSAGITQYSDGAYVVAMNPKTGAILAMAGIHNNPQTGKTSEDALGVINRTFVMGSAVKGATVLGAMMDGVISPSNNTQADDPIYLPGTPVKKSVYPAGTFSSLNAIQALQFSSNIYMMNLALKEANAKYTPNSYIHMDDDIFDKLRGYFNQFGLGVKTGIDISGETAGIEGATHNSNGSLKTGSALDLSYGNYDAYTLIEMAQYISTIANGGYRLKPYVVQSIQKTKDDGTKGALTSVTKPSVLNKVGVTNDELNVVKKGMYAAVHGSGYWTTATRLKDLSPAVAAKTGTAQSFYYNPDNPSSDPPETITTSLVSFGPYDDPNIAMAIVFPNLTSESGSYPQLLAKQIYTDYYKMTGQK; encoded by the coding sequence CTGGATATAATAAAGAAAAGAACGGGTAGTCAAGCGAAGTCTACTATTCCATTTCGTCTAAACCTGCTTTTTTTTATTGTCTTTGTGCTATTCGCAATGTTGGTCGCTCAACTTGCTTATTTGCAAATCGTCTATGGTGGCAAATTTGAAGCTGAAGTTGATCGGACAGACAAGACAGTAATGACAGGCAGTGTACCACGTGGAATGATTTATGATTCAAAAGGTAGACTTTTGGTTGGTAATTCAACGCACAATGCCATCACTTATACGAAGAGTGGTAGTGTTAGTTCGTCTGATATTTATACGATTGTTAACAGATTAACTAAGTATATTAGTGTTGATCCTAGTGATTTAACTAGTCGTGATAAGGCTGATTATATTTTGTCAGCTCCAAACAAATCGAAGCAAGTTATTAAGCAAATGCCCAAATCGTATCGTGTTGATAGTAATGGGGATGCTTTGTCTACTACTAAGATTTATGCTAACGAAGTTAAGTATGTTGAAAAACAGGGTATTCATTTGAATGATAAAGACATGCAACGTGCTTCATTATTCAAAACTATGAGTTCTGCTTATTCACTTTCAACGGTATTTTTGAAGGATAAGAATTTAAGTTCTAAAGAAATCGCACAAGTGAGTGAGCATTTAACAGAACTGCCAGGTGTAAGTATCGGTAGTAATTGGGAACGTGATTATCCACAAGGTAAGTCAATCGCAAGTATTATCGGTAGTGTATCAACAGAAAAGCAAGGTATTCCTGATGATGAATTGAATACAATGCTAGCTAGTGGCTATTCTCGAAATGACCGTGTTGGTACTAGTTACTTAGAGAAGAGCTATGAATCGATTCTTTCTGGTACTAAGAGTCAAAAACAAGTTCAAGTTGGTTCCAATAATCAAATTAAAAAGAGTACTACCTTATACAAAGGTCAAAAGGGTGGCAATCTTAATTTGACGATTGACTCTAAGTTCCAAAAGAAGGTTCAAGCCGCTCTAGAAGAACAATATAGTGCTGCTCAATCTGCCGGAATAACACAATATTCTGATGGTGCTTATGTAGTAGCGATGAATCCAAAGACCGGTGCTATTTTAGCTATGGCTGGGATTCACAATAATCCACAAACTGGTAAAACGTCTGAAGATGCTTTAGGTGTTATCAATCGTACCTTCGTTATGGGGTCTGCTGTCAAAGGGGCTACTGTTTTGGGTGCGATGATGGATGGAGTTATTTCTCCAAGCAACAATACTCAAGCTGATGATCCAATTTATTTGCCAGGTACTCCGGTTAAGAAATCAGTTTATCCAGCAGGAACTTTCAGTAGTTTGAATGCCATTCAAGCTCTACAATTTTCATCTAATATTTACATGATGAATTTAGCTTTGAAAGAAGCTAATGCTAAATATACGCCAAATTCATATATTCATATGGATGATGATATCTTTGATAAATTACGTGGCTACTTCAATCAATTTGGTTTAGGTGTCAAAACAGGTATCGATATTTCTGGTGAAACAGCGGGTATCGAAGGTGCTACTCACAATAGTAATGGCTCTTTGAAGACTGGTTCTGCACTGGATTTGTCCTATGGAAACTATGATGCTTATACGTTGATCGAAATGGCTCAATATATTTCAACCATTGCTAATGGTGGTTATCGCTTGAAACCTTACGTCGTACAATCAATTCAAAAGACTAAAGATGATGGAACTAAAGGTGCTTTGACTTCAGTTACTAAGCCTTCAGTCTTGAATAAAGTTGGCGTAACAAACGATGAATTAAATGTTGTTAAAAAGGGTATGTATGCAGCCGTACATGGTAGTGGTTATTGGACAACTGCTACTCGTCTAAAGGATCTTTCACCAGCAGTAGCTGCTAAGACTGGTACAGCTCAATCATTCTACTACAACCCTGATAATCCTTCTTCTGATCCACCAGAAACAATCACTACTAGTTTGGTCAGTTTTGGACCTTATGATGATCCAAACATTGCAATGGCAATTGTCTTCCCTAATCTAACTAGTGAAAGCGGGAGTTATCCTCAATTGCTTGCAAAACAGATTTATACCGACTATTATAAAATGACGGGTCAGAAATAA
- a CDS encoding ROK family glucokinase: protein MTDKKLIGVDLGGTTIKFAILTDKGEIQQKWSIETNILSDGQLIIPDIIDSINHHIDMYDMSVDQFDGIGLGSPGTINHEKGTIKGAFNLNWTNEVYPVRDIEKGTGLPVVIENDANVAALGERWQGAGNNADDVVFVTLGTGVGGGIIANGKLIQGQNGAAGEIGHVTVDPNGFMCTCGKRGCLETIASATGIVRVARDRASEYAGNSELKAMLDDGQDISAKDVFDLAKKDDDLAMMVVDYVCDSLGFVLGNIANTLNPKFVVIGGGVSAAGDFLLNKVDKAMRKNEFATIKDSTELRLASLGNGAGVIGAASLIKVD, encoded by the coding sequence GTGACAGACAAAAAGTTAATCGGTGTTGACCTTGGTGGTACAACAATTAAATTTGCTATTCTTACTGATAAAGGTGAGATTCAACAAAAATGGAGTATTGAAACAAATATTCTATCTGATGGACAATTGATTATTCCTGACATTATTGATTCAATTAATCATCATATCGACATGTATGATATGAGCGTTGACCAATTCGATGGTATCGGATTAGGTTCACCTGGTACAATCAATCATGAAAAGGGCACAATCAAGGGTGCTTTTAACCTTAACTGGACTAATGAAGTTTATCCAGTACGTGATATTGAAAAGGGAACTGGCCTACCAGTTGTCATTGAAAATGATGCTAACGTTGCTGCTCTTGGCGAAAGATGGCAAGGTGCTGGTAACAACGCTGACGATGTTGTCTTTGTAACACTTGGAACAGGTGTTGGTGGTGGTATCATCGCTAATGGTAAGTTGATTCAAGGACAAAATGGTGCTGCTGGTGAAATTGGTCACGTAACAGTTGATCCTAATGGTTTCATGTGTACTTGTGGTAAGAGAGGCTGTCTAGAAACAATCGCTTCAGCTACTGGTATCGTACGTGTTGCTAGAGACCGTGCTTCAGAATATGCTGGAAATTCAGAATTGAAGGCTATGCTTGATGATGGTCAAGATATTTCTGCTAAGGACGTATTTGATCTAGCCAAGAAAGATGATGACTTGGCCATGATGGTTGTCGATTATGTTTGTGACTCACTTGGATTTGTTCTAGGTAACATCGCTAATACCTTGAATCCTAAGTTTGTTGTTATCGGTGGTGGCGTTTCAGCTGCTGGTGATTTCTTGCTAAACAAAGTTGACAAAGCTATGCGTAAAAACGAATTTGCTACAATCAAGGATTCAACTGAATTAAGACTAGCTAGTCTTGGTAATGGTGCTGGTGTTATCGGTGCTGCTTCATTGATTAAAGTTGATTAG